In Zhaonella formicivorans, one DNA window encodes the following:
- a CDS encoding MarR family winged helix-turn-helix transcriptional regulator, translating to MTDEIQSVAVKGYAWIKDFPSQLLINFVKTYNLLERILQQHYGQFGLSEAKFNALFLLYRAKGGLLLSELGEQMLVTRANITGLVDRLEKEGLVERFSHPTDRRSIIAKITRRGRKLIEAVIPTHMELNRKLLSCFNEEEKKLVVTLLEKFYQRLVQLEEKMQS from the coding sequence TTGACAGATGAAATCCAATCCGTTGCAGTCAAAGGATATGCCTGGATTAAAGATTTCCCCAGCCAGTTGCTGATCAATTTTGTAAAAACTTACAACCTGCTGGAACGCATCTTACAGCAGCACTACGGGCAGTTCGGCCTCTCAGAGGCCAAATTCAACGCCCTTTTCCTGCTCTACAGGGCAAAAGGGGGGCTCCTCCTTTCTGAATTGGGAGAACAAATGCTGGTAACCAGGGCCAACATCACCGGCCTGGTGGACCGGCTGGAGAAAGAGGGTCTGGTGGAACGCTTTTCTCACCCAACCGACCGCCGCAGCATTATCGCCAAAATAACCCGGCGAGGCAGAAAATTAATTGAAGCTGTCATCCCCACCCATATGGAGCTGAACAGAAAGCTCCTGTCCTGTTTCAACGAAGAAGAAAAAAAGCTGGTGGTAACGCTTCTGGAAAAATTCTATCAAAGGTTGGTCCAACTGGAAGAAAAGATGCAATCCTAG
- a CDS encoding TolC family protein — protein MNKHKLLTLVVLGSFLANLLPWGYIPAGAGTEEAAKTVGQEVYSQKTNNVNLNGGNGTKEANVKQLTLDEAIDYALKHSLDMRQIYLTLREKEENQDKAAYTAKKLKKGESDLEEGRRELNDNKQMLEYIKEQLAQLEQAGLDKDPAYAEQYNRLQQNKELLEAGIPLGESQLNAGEQSLKEGITQVSRELMEAGVTNIDNLQSADNAADLMKTSATIALNVARAGVLIQKQGLALQVQNAYYEVLEKERLVKVQEDSLQLADKLYRFAKDSFEAGFSAKDEVLLATLQLKAAKTKLLQAKHDLAAAKNQLKKLMNYPEREDFTLKDNFTTQEAVPDLEQGLNQGLTKRLEVLKAEGELAVAALNFDIVSRTYTPNTFYYREADLQRERALLNLDRQRAEVKYSILDSYNAVKTAQEALDTVRDMQQLAKENLEIATFKYQTGFGENSKLLQELKIENLSGTIAEVLAAQEKLSEVEAAVVKAIYNYNLALAKYRFDTAQY, from the coding sequence ATGAACAAACACAAATTGCTCACCTTAGTAGTCTTGGGCTCCTTTTTGGCAAACCTGTTGCCCTGGGGTTATATACCTGCAGGGGCAGGTACCGAGGAAGCGGCCAAAACGGTCGGGCAAGAGGTCTATTCCCAAAAGACAAACAACGTTAACCTAAATGGAGGGAACGGAACAAAAGAAGCAAACGTCAAACAACTCACTTTGGATGAAGCTATTGATTATGCCCTGAAACACAGCCTGGATATGCGCCAGATCTACCTGACCCTTAGGGAAAAAGAGGAAAACCAGGACAAGGCAGCTTATACTGCCAAAAAACTAAAAAAAGGGGAAAGTGACCTGGAGGAAGGGCGCAGGGAACTAAACGACAACAAGCAAATGTTGGAATACATCAAAGAGCAGTTAGCACAGCTGGAGCAAGCGGGGCTTGACAAAGATCCCGCTTATGCCGAACAGTACAACCGGCTGCAGCAGAACAAAGAGCTGTTGGAGGCCGGCATACCCCTGGGCGAAAGCCAGCTTAACGCAGGTGAACAGTCCCTGAAAGAAGGGATAACCCAAGTGAGCAGAGAGCTGATGGAGGCAGGAGTAACCAATATCGACAACCTGCAAAGCGCGGATAATGCTGCTGATTTAATGAAGACCAGTGCCACAATTGCCCTGAACGTGGCCAGGGCCGGTGTGCTCATCCAAAAGCAGGGCCTGGCACTGCAGGTCCAAAACGCCTACTATGAGGTCCTGGAAAAAGAGCGTCTGGTCAAAGTCCAGGAGGACTCCCTGCAGCTTGCCGACAAGCTCTACCGGTTTGCCAAGGACAGCTTTGAGGCAGGTTTCAGTGCCAAGGACGAAGTGCTGCTGGCCACCCTGCAGCTCAAAGCAGCCAAAACGAAGCTGCTCCAGGCAAAACACGACCTGGCCGCAGCCAAAAACCAGCTTAAAAAACTGATGAACTACCCGGAGAGAGAAGATTTTACGCTTAAGGACAATTTCACCACCCAGGAAGCCGTTCCGGACCTGGAGCAAGGCTTAAACCAAGGGTTGACTAAACGGCTGGAGGTGCTCAAAGCAGAAGGGGAACTGGCTGTAGCAGCGCTCAATTTTGACATCGTTTCCCGCACCTACACCCCCAACACCTTTTACTACCGGGAAGCCGACCTGCAAAGAGAAAGGGCTCTGCTTAACCTGGACCGGCAGCGGGCAGAAGTAAAATACTCCATCCTCGACTCTTATAACGCGGTGAAGACTGCCCAGGAAGCCCTGGACACAGTCCGGGACATGCAGCAGCTGGCCAAGGAAAACCTGGAAATTGCCACCTTTAAATACCAGACCGGTTTTGGAGAGAACTCGAAGCTTTTGCAGGAACTGAAAATCGAAAACCTCTCGGGCACCATTGCCGAAGTATTAGCTGCCCAGGAAAAACTGAGCGAAGTTGAGGCCGCTGTGGTTAAGGCCATTTATAACTACAATTTGGCCCTGGCCAAATACAGATTTGACACTGCCCAATATTAA
- a CDS encoding HlyD family secretion protein — MKQKKTVHYIILPLLFTIFLGGCGEKTPASTGGFDPDNGLIVSGIVETEEVDLNTKIPGKITKIYIEEGQEVQAGDLIAEIDNSQLLAKKAQVEAQVKAAKEAVELQSKIADSNVAQAEGAYKAALAQLEKAKKGARSQELEQAKTYFEMMQKTYERVTKLYEKGAVSQQKKDEAEAQLKIAEQKYSLAKEGAEQEDIEAAAGLVDKAQGALAAANAGKLQVQLARQKYEEAKAGLAEVESLLADTRVLAPKSGTITELNSKEGELVSTGMPIATIADLKHLELNLKVLETDLGQVGLGQKVNVKFAGTGNKVFKGTVKKIGAKPDFATKKALNNQESDILAYEVKVVVDNLEGARIYPGMTAYVQFPKQP, encoded by the coding sequence ATGAAGCAGAAGAAGACTGTACATTACATAATTTTGCCGCTGCTCTTTACCATATTCTTAGGGGGCTGCGGGGAAAAAACTCCCGCCAGCACCGGGGGTTTTGACCCGGACAATGGACTCATCGTCAGCGGCATCGTGGAGACTGAAGAAGTGGATTTAAACACCAAAATCCCGGGCAAAATCACCAAGATTTACATAGAAGAAGGCCAAGAGGTGCAGGCAGGGGACCTGATTGCCGAGATCGACAACTCCCAGCTGCTGGCCAAAAAGGCCCAGGTGGAAGCCCAGGTCAAAGCCGCCAAAGAAGCGGTGGAACTGCAGTCGAAAATAGCCGACTCCAATGTGGCCCAGGCGGAAGGAGCCTATAAGGCAGCCCTGGCCCAGCTGGAAAAAGCCAAAAAAGGGGCCCGCAGCCAGGAACTGGAGCAAGCCAAAACTTACTTTGAGATGATGCAAAAGACTTATGAGCGGGTAACAAAACTATACGAAAAGGGTGCTGTCTCCCAGCAGAAAAAGGACGAAGCAGAGGCCCAGCTTAAAATAGCGGAACAAAAATATTCCCTGGCCAAGGAAGGGGCAGAGCAGGAAGACATCGAGGCTGCTGCAGGGTTGGTCGATAAGGCCCAGGGAGCTTTAGCCGCCGCCAACGCAGGTAAGCTGCAGGTGCAGCTGGCCAGGCAGAAATACGAGGAAGCCAAAGCGGGTTTGGCAGAAGTCGAGTCGCTGCTGGCCGACACCAGGGTCCTGGCCCCCAAAAGCGGCACAATAACCGAGCTGAACAGCAAAGAAGGAGAACTGGTCTCCACCGGAATGCCCATTGCCACTATTGCCGATTTAAAACACCTGGAGCTAAACCTCAAGGTGTTGGAAACAGACCTGGGGCAAGTAGGGCTGGGCCAAAAAGTAAATGTGAAGTTTGCAGGGACCGGGAATAAAGTTTTCAAGGGCACAGTGAAAAAAATAGGGGCCAAGCCGGACTTTGCCACTAAAAAAGCGCTGAATAACCAGGAAAGCGATATTCTGGCATATGAAGTGAAAGTAGTGGTGGATAACCTGGAAGGGGCCAGAATTTACCCGGGCATGACTGCCTATGTGCAGTTTCCCAAACAACCCTAA
- a CDS encoding ABC transporter permease, protein MGIIRSEVQAVIRSKWKIVLLFVLPVTISAYFGLLFRQGSVQHIRTVVVDQDGSALSRRLVQEFSENQSFKVVGRAATVQEAVNLIDAEQADFALVVPAAFSSSVKQTKPAKVGLLADAGNMAISSTALKKASQIILTFNGGVAIQVLEGKGFPETAATKLANPVEIHSVELGNPSGSYGDFLLWGLVGAVAHFPIILLAAVSLNGSGHRPSPGLVAGKIAAYSLLGCAEMLLSLAVAFLIYPLTFKGSLWALLLIAALFVLAIVSLGLMLSAALPSQVTASQAAIVVALPALILSGYTWPLSQIPWSIRILGEIEPLTYFVNPLRELALSGAVTPLYRQGAAVLGAMAVAFYLLTCLIIFGKKGCSWKKAPLAN, encoded by the coding sequence ATGGGCATAATTCGAAGCGAAGTACAAGCTGTAATCAGAAGCAAATGGAAAATAGTTTTACTCTTTGTGCTTCCCGTGACAATTTCCGCCTACTTCGGGCTGCTTTTCCGTCAAGGCTCTGTACAGCATATCAGGACGGTGGTAGTTGACCAGGACGGGAGCGCCTTGAGCCGCCGCCTGGTCCAGGAGTTTTCTGAAAACCAGAGCTTTAAGGTGGTGGGGCGGGCGGCAACGGTACAGGAAGCGGTAAATTTAATCGACGCAGAACAAGCAGATTTTGCCCTGGTGGTCCCTGCCGCATTCAGCAGCAGCGTCAAGCAGACAAAACCGGCCAAAGTGGGGCTTTTGGCCGACGCCGGCAATATGGCCATATCCTCCACCGCTTTAAAGAAAGCCAGCCAGATCATCCTTACTTTTAACGGCGGCGTTGCCATCCAGGTGCTGGAGGGTAAAGGCTTCCCGGAAACTGCAGCCACTAAGCTCGCAAATCCGGTGGAAATACATTCCGTAGAGTTGGGCAACCCATCGGGCAGTTACGGCGACTTCTTGCTATGGGGGCTGGTGGGTGCTGTAGCCCATTTCCCCATTATCCTTTTAGCGGCCGTTTCCCTGAACGGCTCAGGCCACAGACCGTCCCCAGGGCTGGTGGCGGGAAAAATAGCGGCCTACAGCCTGCTGGGCTGCGCGGAAATGCTGCTTAGCCTGGCTGTTGCCTTCTTGATTTACCCGTTAACATTTAAAGGCAGCCTCTGGGCGCTGCTCCTCATTGCCGCCCTTTTTGTCCTGGCCATTGTTTCCCTGGGGCTGATGCTTTCCGCTGCCCTGCCCAGCCAGGTCACTGCCAGCCAGGCAGCCATCGTGGTGGCCCTACCGGCGCTGATTCTCTCCGGCTACACCTGGCCCCTGAGCCAGATCCCCTGGTCTATCAGGATTTTGGGAGAGATTGAACCGCTGACCTATTTCGTCAATCCTTTACGGGAACTGGCGCTGAGCGGCGCGGTAACCCCTCTTTACCGGCAGGGCGCGGCAGTGCTGGGCGCCATGGCTGTCGCTTTTTACCTGCTCACCTGCCTCATTATATTTGGAAAGAAGGGCTGCTCATGGAAAAAAGCACCTTTAGCCAACTGA
- a CDS encoding ABC transporter permease yields MEKSTFSQLIKRELKGLPKNQSLCGNAALLLLVVLLIGFLYAAGAVDRIPTALLDLDNSSTSRTVIRQFQENDKFYIEQVQNYPELQALFKKGSIKAALVIPPGFSRDIKGQKGAEILLLVDGSNYIIANTAYAKASEMLLTINGGISIKTLEGKGLLPFEAENVAQLVGFEEQLLYNSQNNYSYYLTYGILGAGAFSLLMSAIGVTFARRYRAQNIKETAAGLLVFSAVAVAALNMAYLAAITVFKLPSRAGYGYFFGLTVFYGMLIACYGLLLATVAKEEVRAMQFSVFFVTPLFFVTGYTWPAQQIPFYLLPLHYLCPMSPFVNGVRAVLVMGAGWAGAAKYYPWLLAQLLFYLPLSLWLYHRPVTAASGMTGSAAN; encoded by the coding sequence ATGGAAAAAAGCACCTTTAGCCAACTGATTAAAAGAGAGCTCAAGGGGCTGCCCAAAAACCAGTCCCTGTGCGGCAATGCCGCCTTGCTGCTTCTAGTCGTGCTCTTAATAGGTTTTCTTTATGCAGCCGGGGCAGTGGACCGGATCCCTACAGCGTTGCTGGACCTGGATAATTCGAGCACAAGCCGCACTGTTATCCGCCAATTTCAGGAAAATGACAAATTCTACATAGAACAAGTGCAAAATTACCCTGAACTGCAGGCATTGTTCAAAAAGGGCAGTATCAAAGCCGCCCTGGTAATTCCTCCCGGCTTTTCCCGGGACATCAAGGGGCAAAAAGGGGCTGAAATATTGCTCCTGGTGGACGGCAGCAACTACATTATCGCCAACACCGCCTACGCCAAGGCAAGCGAGATGCTGTTAACCATAAACGGGGGTATTTCAATTAAAACTCTGGAAGGCAAAGGCCTCTTACCTTTCGAAGCCGAAAATGTTGCTCAGCTGGTAGGTTTTGAGGAGCAGCTGCTGTACAACTCCCAAAACAACTACAGCTATTACTTGACCTACGGCATCCTGGGAGCAGGCGCCTTCAGCCTCTTGATGTCAGCCATAGGCGTCACTTTTGCCCGCCGGTACCGGGCACAAAACATCAAGGAAACGGCTGCCGGGCTTTTAGTCTTTTCCGCTGTTGCTGTGGCCGCCCTCAATATGGCTTACCTGGCAGCGATTACTGTTTTTAAGCTGCCGTCCCGGGCCGGCTACGGTTATTTCTTTGGGCTAACTGTCTTTTATGGCATGCTTATTGCCTGTTACGGCCTACTCCTGGCAACTGTTGCCAAGGAGGAAGTACGGGCCATGCAGTTCAGCGTCTTTTTCGTCACCCCGCTGTTTTTCGTTACCGGCTATACCTGGCCCGCACAGCAGATCCCTTTTTACCTGCTGCCCCTCCACTATCTCTGTCCCATGTCACCGTTTGTAAACGGTGTCAGGGCCGTGCTGGTCATGGGCGCCGGCTGGGCCGGAGCGGCCAAGTACTACCCCTGGCTCCTGGCCCAGCTCCTCTTCTACCTGCCGCTGTCGCTTTGGCTTTATCACAGGCCGGTTACTGCCGCAAGCGGCATGACCGGCAGTGCCGCAAACTAA
- a CDS encoding TetR/AcrR family transcriptional regulator, with protein sequence MNGCFDCFQANPGDKKTQIIAAAARVFAEKGFHPAKVEEIAAAAGVGKGTVYEYFSSKAQLYREMMRFYIENYLRFIREGLDVEQTAREQVTAIMRLHLQFLLKNKGMSELSMDGHPPIDAEMREWIYVKKGEILRGLAGLLEKGIERGEIRPFNTAVAAQVIFGAMMSLSGEIFLARKDVDVEEIIKETVEIIFQGLQV encoded by the coding sequence ATGAATGGTTGCTTTGACTGTTTCCAGGCTAACCCCGGGGATAAGAAGACCCAGATTATTGCTGCTGCCGCCAGAGTATTTGCCGAAAAGGGGTTTCACCCGGCCAAGGTGGAGGAGATTGCAGCTGCAGCCGGGGTCGGCAAGGGTACTGTTTACGAGTACTTTTCCAGCAAGGCCCAGCTCTACCGGGAGATGATGCGCTTTTATATAGAGAATTACTTAAGGTTTATCAGGGAGGGGCTGGATGTGGAGCAAACCGCAAGAGAGCAGGTTACTGCCATCATGCGGCTGCATCTGCAGTTCCTTTTAAAAAACAAAGGGATGTCGGAGCTCTCCATGGACGGCCATCCTCCTATTGACGCCGAAATGCGGGAATGGATTTATGTAAAAAAGGGTGAGATACTGCGCGGTTTGGCCGGTCTCTTGGAAAAAGGCATTGAGCGGGGAGAAATCAGGCCTTTCAACACCGCCGTAGCTGCCCAGGTGATTTTCGGCGCCATGATGAGCTTAAGCGGCGAAATTTTCTTAGCCCGGAAGGATGTTGATGTAGAAGAGATAATCAAGGAAACCGTGGAGATAATCTTCCAGGGCCTGCAGGTATAG
- a CDS encoding TolC family protein produces MKRKLCALAAIVLLVSMLSGTAVAENGVRSLTLEEAINLAMVNNDQVELNRLSVDKAKLKLEQDKYAAKKLDEDFVTSFDAAYLKYILPVISQMNLTLAEAKARLSDDALKLEVEKAYYELLKKQADLQNATNALDRAKEQLRIAQASFKAGVLAKSEVIGAEVLVASKEAALLTAQNEYDKANMSLAKSLGLPLDTKIEPAGTFSFEPVKIDLAKEIEKGLQNDVEVIGAREGLKVAEATLEQAKRFYTPNVFMYREAEYGLEEAKVTLRQKEKAVELKIRQAYLDLQSAEKAYQTLEKSLASARETYRVAKLKFEAGVATRLEMEKAADSLSEQEAGVQEMLYNYNLAAAQFRYGLFLGGSTAAAGMSTGAMAAPAGAAGSTAPFGGGM; encoded by the coding sequence TTGAAAAGGAAATTATGTGCATTGGCAGCCATAGTCCTGCTGGTGAGCATGCTCTCCGGCACTGCAGTGGCGGAAAACGGAGTGAGGAGCCTGACGCTGGAAGAGGCTATCAATTTGGCCATGGTGAACAATGACCAGGTGGAACTGAACCGGCTCAGCGTGGATAAGGCAAAACTTAAACTGGAGCAGGACAAGTATGCGGCGAAAAAGCTGGATGAGGATTTTGTGACTTCTTTCGATGCCGCTTATTTGAAATATATTCTGCCCGTAATCAGCCAGATGAATTTAACCCTGGCCGAGGCCAAGGCGAGGCTCAGCGACGATGCTTTGAAGCTGGAGGTGGAAAAAGCTTACTATGAGCTGCTCAAGAAACAGGCTGACTTGCAAAATGCCACCAATGCCCTGGACAGGGCCAAGGAGCAGCTGCGCATTGCCCAAGCAAGCTTCAAGGCAGGGGTATTGGCCAAAAGCGAAGTAATCGGGGCCGAGGTGCTGGTAGCTTCTAAGGAAGCAGCGCTCCTGACTGCACAAAACGAATATGACAAGGCCAATATGAGTCTGGCCAAGAGTCTGGGGCTGCCTTTGGATACAAAAATCGAGCCCGCCGGCACATTCAGCTTTGAGCCGGTAAAAATTGATTTGGCCAAGGAGATTGAAAAGGGCTTGCAGAATGATGTGGAAGTCATCGGCGCCCGGGAAGGGTTGAAAGTAGCGGAGGCTACTTTGGAACAGGCTAAGAGGTTTTATACTCCCAATGTCTTTATGTACCGGGAGGCGGAATACGGCCTGGAGGAAGCCAAAGTGACTTTGCGGCAAAAAGAAAAGGCGGTGGAACTGAAAATCCGCCAGGCGTACCTGGACCTGCAGTCGGCGGAAAAAGCATATCAGACGCTGGAAAAGAGCCTGGCTTCCGCCCGGGAGACCTACCGGGTAGCCAAACTGAAATTTGAAGCAGGCGTAGCCACCAGGCTGGAAATGGAAAAGGCTGCGGACAGTTTGAGCGAGCAGGAAGCCGGCGTGCAGGAAATGCTGTATAATTACAACCTGGCTGCTGCCCAGTTCCGCTATGGACTGTTCCTGGGTGGTTCAACTGCAGCAGCCGGCATGAGCACCGGAGCTATGGCTGCACCGGCGGGTGCCGCCGGCAGCACAGCTCCCTTCGGGGGCGGCATGTAA
- a CDS encoding efflux RND transporter permease subunit, translating into MRLSDFSVNRPVTVLMCVLVVLILGVVSLTNLNVDLFPELNFPVAMVMANYEGAGPQEVENLVTKPLESVLGTVNNVKNIQSHSLVGQAIIVLEFEWGTDMDFATLQMREKVDLVKRWLPAEVEQPTVFKMDPNLMPIMQFAMTGDMPMADLKKLAEDKIVSRLERLPGVAAAQISGGREREIQVKLDPVKLDYYGITFTQVAQALQMDNMNMSGGKVGKGNQDLLVRVTGEFQSAGDVGEVMLATPQGAQVRVKDIGQVIDGYKELSVIGRTDGKESITFNIRKQTTANTVKVSQAVNKALAELRKQLPDNVKLVTIWDSAEFIQTSINNVVDNIIIGGILAVVVLFLFLRNMRSTLIIGISMPISIIATFILMYFGHLTLNIMSLGGLALGVGMMVDNSIVILENIFRHREEGLDRIEASKFGASEVANAIIASTLTTIAVFFPIVFVEGIAAQIFKQLALTISFSLIASLLVALTLIPMLSSKMLAVTPVNEGIHKSKGQALYYKMFTRTGAWLNALDNAYRRLLHWALTHRRRVVVIVTLLVLASIGLAPLVGAEFIPAMDQGYISIDVTLPYGSKLEETEKVVSRIEQILNKIPEVKVVASSVGSASGDLGGLSIGNPENGKIDLALKSWKERTRSTQEVADQIRHEIKDIAGAEITVTVGDSASSMGFSTSPVEVVIKGDDLKVLNDLASQVKGVLEGIEGTREVQSSMEEGRPEVQVVIDRQKAAAYGLNAAQVAGATRGAVQGQVVTRYRTDGDEIDIRVMLPEEKRRNLQDLSSLTVAGATGVQVPLSEVAELKILKGPNTIERRNQVRTVVVTSQIAGRDLNSITKEAQEKINSLAFPPGYEVEFGGAAKQMAESFGDLTLALVLAIVLVYMVMAAQFESLFHPFVIMFSMPVTIIGVVLGLLVTGRTFSVVAFVGVIMLAGIVVNNAIVLIDYINVLRRRGMERTEAILKAGPTRLRPILMTTLTTVLGMLPLAMGIGEGGEARAPMGVVVIGGLMTSTLLTLIFVPVVYSIFDDWGKKLAGRRKKGVEVSKTGPVVEG; encoded by the coding sequence ATGCGTCTGTCTGATTTTTCGGTAAACCGCCCCGTCACTGTACTGATGTGCGTGCTGGTAGTGCTGATTTTGGGGGTGGTGTCACTCACTAACCTGAACGTTGATTTGTTCCCGGAACTGAACTTTCCCGTGGCAATGGTCATGGCTAATTATGAAGGGGCGGGCCCCCAGGAAGTGGAGAACCTGGTGACCAAGCCCTTGGAATCGGTGCTCGGCACCGTAAACAATGTGAAAAACATTCAATCCCATTCGCTGGTGGGCCAGGCTATTATTGTCCTGGAATTTGAATGGGGCACCGATATGGATTTTGCCACCCTGCAGATGCGGGAGAAGGTTGATCTGGTCAAGCGCTGGCTCCCTGCAGAGGTGGAGCAGCCTACCGTCTTTAAGATGGACCCCAACCTGATGCCCATCATGCAGTTTGCCATGACCGGCGACATGCCCATGGCTGATCTGAAGAAGCTGGCGGAAGATAAGATTGTCAGCAGACTGGAGCGTTTGCCAGGTGTGGCGGCGGCCCAGATCTCCGGGGGCAGGGAGCGGGAGATCCAGGTGAAACTGGACCCGGTGAAGCTTGACTATTATGGCATAACTTTCACCCAGGTGGCCCAGGCCCTGCAAATGGACAACATGAATATGTCGGGAGGTAAGGTAGGCAAGGGCAACCAGGACCTCCTGGTACGGGTTACCGGGGAATTCCAAAGCGCCGGGGATGTGGGCGAAGTGATGCTTGCCACACCCCAGGGCGCCCAGGTCCGGGTTAAGGATATCGGCCAGGTGATTGACGGCTACAAGGAGTTAAGCGTTATCGGCCGGACCGACGGCAAGGAGAGCATCACCTTTAACATCAGGAAGCAGACTACCGCCAACACCGTCAAGGTTTCCCAGGCTGTGAACAAAGCTTTGGCTGAGCTAAGGAAACAACTGCCCGACAACGTCAAGCTGGTTACCATCTGGGATTCTGCCGAGTTTATCCAGACTTCAATTAATAATGTGGTGGACAATATCATCATCGGGGGCATTTTGGCCGTTGTAGTGCTGTTTCTTTTCCTGCGCAACATGCGCAGTACCTTGATCATCGGCATTTCTATGCCCATCTCCATCATCGCCACCTTCATTTTGATGTATTTCGGTCATCTGACTTTAAACATCATGTCCCTGGGTGGATTAGCCCTGGGCGTGGGGATGATGGTGGATAACAGCATTGTTATTTTGGAAAATATTTTCCGCCACCGGGAGGAGGGCCTGGACAGGATCGAAGCTTCCAAATTCGGGGCCAGCGAGGTGGCCAATGCCATTATCGCTTCGACCCTGACTACCATTGCCGTGTTTTTCCCCATCGTCTTCGTGGAGGGGATTGCGGCCCAGATTTTTAAGCAGCTGGCTTTGACAATTTCCTTTTCCCTGATAGCGTCGCTCCTGGTAGCTTTAACTTTGATCCCTATGCTCTCGTCCAAAATGCTGGCAGTCACTCCTGTCAACGAGGGCATACATAAGAGTAAGGGGCAGGCGCTGTATTACAAAATGTTTACCAGAACAGGGGCCTGGTTAAATGCCCTGGATAATGCTTACCGCAGGCTGCTGCACTGGGCCCTGACCCACAGGCGCCGGGTAGTGGTGATCGTGACCCTGCTGGTGCTGGCCAGCATTGGTCTGGCGCCCCTGGTGGGGGCGGAATTTATCCCCGCCATGGACCAGGGCTATATCTCCATTGATGTAACTTTGCCTTACGGCTCCAAGCTGGAGGAAACCGAAAAGGTCGTGAGCCGGATTGAGCAGATCCTCAACAAGATTCCGGAAGTGAAAGTGGTGGCCTCCAGCGTAGGCAGCGCCAGCGGCGACCTGGGGGGGCTTTCCATCGGCAACCCGGAAAACGGTAAGATCGATCTGGCTTTGAAGTCCTGGAAGGAGCGGACCAGGTCAACGCAGGAAGTGGCTGACCAAATCCGTCACGAAATAAAGGATATCGCCGGTGCGGAAATAACCGTTACCGTTGGCGACTCGGCTTCCAGCATGGGCTTTTCCACGTCCCCGGTGGAAGTGGTAATCAAAGGCGATGATTTAAAGGTCCTGAATGACCTGGCCTCCCAGGTGAAGGGCGTCCTGGAAGGGATAGAGGGGACCAGGGAAGTCCAGTCCAGCATGGAAGAAGGGCGTCCCGAGGTACAGGTGGTTATTGACCGGCAGAAGGCGGCAGCTTACGGCCTGAATGCGGCCCAGGTGGCCGGCGCCACCAGGGGCGCTGTCCAGGGACAGGTGGTAACCAGGTACCGGACTGACGGCGATGAGATCGATATCCGGGTTATGCTGCCTGAGGAAAAAAGGCGGAACCTCCAGGATTTAAGCAGCCTGACTGTTGCTGGCGCGACGGGTGTTCAGGTGCCTCTTTCGGAAGTGGCGGAACTTAAAATACTTAAAGGGCCTAACACTATTGAACGGAGAAACCAGGTACGGACTGTGGTTGTAACTTCCCAAATTGCCGGCCGGGACTTAAACAGCATAACCAAAGAGGCCCAGGAGAAGATCAACTCCCTGGCTTTTCCACCGGGGTATGAGGTGGAGTTCGGCGGGGCAGCCAAACAGATGGCCGAGTCCTTCGGGGATCTGACCCTGGCTTTGGTGCTGGCCATTGTGCTGGTTTATATGGTTATGGCGGCCCAATTTGAATCCCTCTTCCACCCCTTTGTCATCATGTTCTCCATGCCGGTGACTATTATCGGAGTAGTTTTAGGCCTGTTAGTTACCGGCAGGACCTTCAGCGTGGTTGCCTTTGTAGGGGTGATTATGCTGGCCGGTATTGTGGTGAACAACGCCATTGTGTTAATCGACTATATCAACGTCCTGCGCAGAAGGGGAATGGAGCGGACCGAGGCAATCCTAAAGGCCGGGCCCACCAGGCTCCGTCCCATCCTGATGACAACTTTGACCACGGTTTTGGGCATGCTGCCCCTGGCCATGGGCATCGGTGAAGGGGGCGAAGCCCGGGCCCCCATGGGCGTGGTAGTAATAGGCGGATTAATGACTTCCACCCTCTTGACGCTGATCTTCGTCCCCGTGGTCTACTCCATCTTCGATGACTGGGGGAAAAAGCTCGCAGGCAGACGGAAAAAAGGCGTGGAGGTTTCAAAGACCGGCCCTGTTGTGGAAGGATAA